A single Ignisphaera cupida DNA region contains:
- a CDS encoding TldD/PmbA family protein, with the protein MEDLLLHALKVAGDMGARYAEARYHRIESWGASSRNGSIISGYSELSEGIAVRVLVDGVLGFASTNNLSREGVVEAVRIAVSRAKAHANIAKQAVEFSDARLGRAKYSVAPLKKFSDVDLGEKLRIHKEFWSSVSKVVQEAKVPVATLSYSEWIENKVVVNSDGAYVESFIPRISIYYNIVVHHPQKGYIQRFESFGASGGLEWLSKWNIVESSAEEAKNLEKVLLTAVEPPKESIPVVVGSEIVALIVHESCGHPSEADRILGREAAQAGKSFIKPNMIGYVIGNKNATVIDDPTIPGSYGFYLYDDEGVAARPRYLYREGVINEFLQNRATAKVFGVESNAAARAMDYASEPIVRMANTYLKPGDHRFEELLEDVKLGVYIKSYMEWNIDDERWSQRYVGLEAYLIENGELTKPVRNPVLELTTKSFYSNIDAVGKELRFYAGTCGKGEPMQGVPVWFGGPDVRLKSIRLGVIA; encoded by the coding sequence TTGGAGGATTTGCTTTTGCATGCATTGAAAGTTGCTGGAGATATGGGGGCAAGGTATGCTGAGGCTAGATATCACAGAATAGAGTCTTGGGGTGCTAGCTCTAGAAATGGCTCTATAATTTCTGGCTATAGCGAGTTGTCTGAGGGTATAGCAGTTAGGGTTTTGGTTGATGGTGTTCTAGGGTTTGCATCAACAAATAATTTGAGTAGAGAAGGTGTTGTGGAAGCTGTTCGAATTGCTGTTTCCAGGGCAAAGGCACATGCAAATATTGCTAAACAGGCTGTAGAGTTTTCAGATGCTAGACTTGGGAGAGCGAAATACTCTGTTGCTCCACTGAAAAAGTTTTCTGATGTTGACTTGGGAGAGAAGCTTAGAATACACAAGGAGTTCTGGAGCTCTGTGTCAAAGGTTGTTCAAGAGGCTAAGGTTCCTGTTGCAACACTTTCATATAGTGAGTGGATAGAGAATAAAGTTGTTGTTAATAGTGATGGTGCATATGTTGAAAGCTTTATTCCAAGAATCTCGATATATTACAACATTGTTGTTCACCATCCGCAGAAGGGGTATATTCAGAGGTTTGAATCTTTTGGAGCATCTGGAGGCTTGGAGTGGTTAAGCAAGTGGAACATTGTTGAAAGCAGTGCTGAAGAGGCGAAGAATCTTGAGAAAGTGCTTCTAACAGCTGTTGAGCCTCCGAAGGAGAGCATACCAGTTGTTGTTGGTAGTGAAATAGTTGCTTTAATAGTTCATGAGAGTTGTGGACATCCAAGCGAAGCTGATAGAATACTTGGTAGAGAAGCTGCACAAGCTGGAAAAAGCTTCATAAAACCAAATATGATTGGCTATGTCATAGGAAACAAAAACGCTACTGTAATCGACGACCCAACGATTCCTGGAAGCTACGGGTTCTACCTATACGATGATGAAGGTGTTGCTGCAAGACCGCGCTACCTGTACAGAGAGGGGGTTATAAACGAGTTTCTGCAAAACAGAGCAACTGCAAAGGTTTTTGGTGTTGAGAGCAACGCAGCTGCGAGAGCAATGGACTATGCAAGCGAGCCTATAGTGAGAATGGCAAACACATATCTAAAGCCTGGTGACCACAGGTTTGAGGAGCTTTTAGAGGATGTAAAGCTTGGTGTTTACATTAAAAGCTATATGGAGTGGAATATAGATGATGAGAGGTGGAGCCAGAGGTATGTTGGTTTAGAGGCGTATCTCATAGAGAATGGGGAGTTGACAAAACCTGTTAGAAACCCTGTTTTAGAGTTAACAACAAAATCTTTCTACAGCAACATAGATGCTGTTGGAAAAGAGCTTAGATTCTATGCTGGAACATGTGGAAAGGGAGAGCCCATGCAAGGTGTTCCCGTGTGGTTTGGAGGCCCGGATGTTAGGTTGAAGAGCATTAGACTTGGGGTGATAGCATAG
- a CDS encoding AAA-associated domain-containing protein yields MSKESNRNPHLIPRDVLPDHIIGLVESLYSLGGLADPMYIGDITSESIDVLPKAIDVAEALNLMKYENGYLQLTDFGRKVAEADSKKIRKLLREAVIANKIEPLHEIYTVLRNRKKISREEFISIVEKHYKRINDEVIKNVLVWGTYLHLFKMSEDDTEVVLMSK; encoded by the coding sequence GTGTCAAAAGAATCAAATAGAAACCCTCATCTTATACCACGCGATGTTTTACCAGATCACATTATTGGTCTTGTTGAGTCGTTGTATAGTTTAGGTGGTTTGGCAGATCCAATGTACATTGGTGATATAACAAGTGAATCAATAGATGTTTTGCCAAAGGCTATAGATGTTGCAGAAGCTTTGAATCTTATGAAGTATGAAAATGGCTATTTGCAACTAACAGATTTTGGTAGAAAAGTTGCTGAAGCTGACTCGAAAAAGATTAGAAAGCTGCTTAGAGAAGCTGTTATTGCAAATAAAATTGAGCCTCTACACGAAATATACACAGTTTTGAGGAATAGGAAGAAAATATCGAGAGAAGAGTTCATAAGTATTGTGGAGAAGCATTATAAGAGAATAAATGATGAGGTAATTAAGAATGTTCTTGTTTGGGGTACGTATCTTCATCTCTTCAAAATGAGTGAAGACGATACAGAAGTTGTTCTCATGAGCAAGTAA
- a CDS encoding mechanosensitive ion channel family protein, with protein sequence MSSAGEALARLWSSFVDLLPNIVAAIIWIVIGVVIGYIVGKIVNKVIDKYVEKPLSKTDIGKSVLALGLDLSDLIGGLTMAFIIALSLVVAIGYIPLGGDGGALIYSVVAYIPYLIGGVAVITLGIILSIMLSKYLGSTLLRSWGESYKYLISLIENTILIGLVAIMLTVAFSLFRLPSEMIYPLLVGVVAIAMGVIIVIDVSKMIIQEHPDFKAVAPYLQFIVVLAFILVGLAAIFSRYGYVGDVLKMLSIGIAIAFGIVLIPIAFYLVKSVLAEIRK encoded by the coding sequence TTGAGTAGTGCAGGCGAGGCTCTTGCTAGGCTATGGTCTTCATTTGTTGATTTGTTGCCTAACATAGTTGCTGCAATAATATGGATTGTTATAGGTGTTGTGATTGGCTACATAGTTGGGAAAATTGTGAATAAGGTTATTGACAAGTATGTTGAAAAGCCTTTGTCTAAAACGGATATTGGTAAAAGTGTTTTGGCTTTGGGGCTTGACCTATCTGATTTGATAGGGGGTTTGACAATGGCTTTCATCATAGCTCTATCACTTGTTGTTGCCATTGGCTATATTCCTCTTGGTGGTGATGGCGGTGCTTTGATATATTCTGTTGTTGCTTACATACCCTATTTGATTGGGGGTGTGGCTGTTATAACCCTAGGAATTATTCTATCTATAATGCTTTCAAAGTATCTTGGCTCAACACTTTTGAGAAGCTGGGGAGAGTCATACAAATATCTAATTAGCTTAATAGAAAACACCATATTAATTGGCTTAGTAGCAATAATGCTTACAGTTGCATTCTCACTCTTTAGACTTCCATCAGAAATGATCTATCCTCTTCTTGTAGGTGTTGTTGCAATTGCAATGGGCGTTATAATAGTGATTGATGTTTCTAAGATGATAATTCAGGAGCATCCAGATTTCAAAGCTGTTGCTCCATATCTTCAATTCATTGTTGTTCTAGCCTTTATACTAGTTGGCTTAGCAGCAATATTTAGTAGGTATGGCTATGTAGGAGATGTTTTGAAGATGCTGTCAATAGGAATAGCAATAGCCTTTGGAATAGTTCTCATACCAATAGCTTTCTACTTAGTTAAATCAGTTTTAGCTGAGATAAGAAAGTAA
- a CDS encoding TldD/PmbA family protein has product MSVELDQISKLVNELIKMGFEEAAAKATLSNVVMTKIANSSVSVVQNWRRVTVDLYLAKERRIFVLRFEPKSFEELYKPVESILSMSRTVEESPIYAPLPEPSKIKYVEEVYDKSIVSGMEDIGRLAERVIEVAHRERIDSVAGMLQIGEAKTVLATSKGALLEERKTFLQSYLRAFAEPDGSGQWCFTSTSLDVKGLESMAFTASRYAVDSRNRSDIEPGVYDIILSPMVFGNLLEYIVSMATGFAVIMGWSMFMKNKPGDRVASEHLTVLDEPRNRELPNFRSFDDEALETFNKPIIENGVLKTLLHNTKTAKALNASSTANAGWISPEPWNIVVKPGNTSLDEMISEVRRGILITNNWYTRLQNYVEGIFSTVARDAIFYIENGRIVKPVSKLRIADKFTNILNNIEMIEKSLYNIQWWEVSTPSKIPYVLIRNINTSKHVI; this is encoded by the coding sequence GTGTCTGTGGAGCTAGATCAAATATCAAAGCTTGTTAACGAGCTAATTAAAATGGGTTTCGAGGAAGCTGCTGCAAAGGCAACTCTATCCAATGTTGTAATGACTAAAATTGCTAACAGTAGTGTTAGTGTTGTTCAGAATTGGAGAAGAGTTACAGTGGATTTGTATCTAGCTAAGGAGAGGAGAATATTTGTTTTAAGGTTTGAGCCAAAGAGTTTTGAAGAGCTTTACAAACCAGTTGAATCAATTTTGTCAATGTCTCGAACAGTTGAGGAATCGCCTATTTACGCACCATTGCCAGAGCCAAGCAAGATTAAATATGTTGAGGAGGTTTATGATAAAAGCATTGTTAGTGGTATGGAGGATATAGGCAGATTGGCTGAGAGGGTCATAGAGGTGGCTCACAGGGAGAGGATAGATAGTGTTGCTGGAATGCTTCAAATTGGTGAAGCAAAAACTGTTTTAGCAACATCGAAAGGAGCTTTGCTAGAGGAGAGAAAAACATTTCTCCAAAGCTATTTGAGAGCATTTGCAGAACCTGATGGCAGTGGGCAGTGGTGTTTCACATCAACATCTCTAGATGTTAAGGGGCTTGAGTCAATGGCCTTTACAGCATCTAGATATGCTGTAGACTCTAGAAATAGAAGTGATATCGAGCCAGGGGTATATGACATTATTTTAAGTCCAATGGTTTTTGGCAATTTGCTTGAATACATAGTGTCTATGGCAACAGGTTTTGCAGTTATAATGGGCTGGTCAATGTTTATGAAGAATAAGCCTGGGGATAGAGTTGCATCAGAACATCTAACTGTTTTGGATGAACCAAGAAACAGAGAGTTGCCAAACTTTAGAAGTTTTGATGACGAGGCTTTGGAAACATTCAACAAGCCAATTATAGAAAATGGTGTTTTGAAAACTCTTCTACATAATACAAAAACCGCTAAAGCATTGAATGCAAGTTCAACAGCAAATGCTGGCTGGATAAGCCCAGAGCCATGGAATATTGTTGTTAAGCCAGGAAATACATCACTAGATGAAATGATTTCTGAGGTTAGAAGAGGAATTCTGATAACAAACAACTGGTATACGAGACTACAAAACTATGTTGAAGGAATATTCTCAACAGTTGCCAGAGATGCGATATTCTACATAGAGAATGGGAGAATAGTAAAACCAGTTTCCAAACTTAGAATAGCAGATAAATTCACGAACATACTCAACAACATTGAAATGATTGAAAAAAGCTTATACAACATTCAGTGGTGGGAAGTTTCAACACCCTCAAAAATACCCTATGTTCTCATAAGAAACATTAACACATCAAAACATGTGATATAA